In Streptomyces sp. NBC_00683, the DNA window CCAGAGCAGCCCGGCGAGTCCCGCCGCTCCAAAGGCCCAGCGCCAGCCGAAGTGGGAGATCACCGCCCCCAGGGTCGGTGCCGCCACCGCGACTCCCGCCGCCGCGCCCACCATGAGGATGGCGGTCGGCAGGGTGCGCTCCCGCTGCTCGAACCAGCCGTGGACGTGATGGACCGCCACCGGCGCCGCGGGCCCCTCTGCGAGGCCGAGGAGCACTCTCGTCGCGACCAGCGTCCCGAAGCCCGCCGCGGCCCAGAGCATCGGAAGCTGGGCTACCGACCACAGCAGGCCCATCGCCAGGAGCAGCACCGATGTGCGCACCTTGCGCGTCAGGAACGACACGCCCACCGCGGAGAGCGAGAACAGGCTGAAGAACGCGGCCTGGGCGGTTCCGAACTCCTGCCGACCGAGACCGAACTCCTTCATGATCTCCGGGCCGGCCAGCCCCAGGACGGCCTTGTCGGCGAAGTTCACCAGCATGAAGCCCAGCAGCAGCCAGGTGGTCGTCCACGCCGGCCGACCGGCCGGCGCCACGGTCACCGTGCCCGCGTGCCCTGCTGGGGCATTCGTCGACTCCACGGTCACACCCCGTCCTGGGTGCTGTCGTCCACGGGCACGCCGCAACCGCAGCTGTCATCGTCGACGACGCCCACGCTGATCGCTCCCGCCGCCCGCCGCCGTCCCTCCTCGCTGCGTGTCAGCTCGGTGGCGAGGTCCGTGCCCTCGGCGACGGCTGCGGATTCGGCAGCCGCCCAGTTGAAGACGCCGCGCGCCATCGTCGAGGTCTCCCGCTCGGCCCGGCGGCCGAAGACCTCGGCCCGGATCCGGGCCACCTCCCGGTCGGCCGGTGCAGCCAGCGCGGCGCTCTCGGCAAGGTGCGCCGCCAGACGCAGTTCCCCGCGTCCGAGCAGTCGCTCGGCCCGCTCCGCAAGGGCTTGCGCGCCGCCCGCCGCGTCGGCGAGCTCGGCGGCCAGCGCCGCTTCGGGGGCAGGCTTGAGGTTCGCCGGGTTCTGGTCGTACCAGCCGCCCCACAGCCGCCAGAGGTTGCGTACGACGAACTCCGGCTCGTCGTACGCCGGGTGCAGGTACGGCTTCTCCAGGAGGCCCGCAGGGACTTGCACGCCGTGCAGCACCTCGTCCAGGCGCGCGCCCGCGTTCATCAGGTCCCGCGTCTGGGCGCACAACGACTCCAGCAGTTCCGCCGTGTCGCCGAGCGCCTGTCGGATGCGGTCGGAGCCCAGGATCGGCACCCCGTGGCCGGGGAGCAGCACTTCGGCGTCCAGCTCCTGCATGTCGCGCAGCGCCCGCGCCCACTCCACCGGATAGCGCTGCACCTTCTGCGGGTTGCCGGCGTTCGGCGAGTTCCAGATGAACAGGTCGCCGGTGCACAGGGTGCGCAGTTCCGGGATCCACACGTAGGTGTGGTCGTCCGTCTCCCCGCGGGCATGCACCAGCTCGAAGGTCAGCTCCCCCCGGCGCACGGTGAGCCGGTCCCGGTAGGTCGTGTCGGGGTAGCGGTACTCCGTCGGCCACTGCAGGGACGGGACACCGAACTGGCGGCGGTTGATCCACGTGTTGTACCCGGCGGTCTCCCGATAGCGGTCGAAGCGCGCCGCCACCGCCTCGTGCGCGAAGACCTCGGGGAGCCCCCTGCCGGCGTCGGACGCCTCCTTGTCGAACGGCGCCACACCGAAGACGTGATCCACATGACCGTGGGTGTAGACGACGCCGCTCACCGGATCCGCGGAGGATTCGCGCACGGACGCGTGCAGCTGGGCAGCCGTACGGAAGTCTCCCGAATCGACGAGGACCAGGCCGTCACCGGTGTCGAACACCGCTACGTTCGCGAAGGCGGGAAAGAACCCGGTCCGCTCGCCGACCGCTACGAGACCGCCGCCCGCGAACTCACCCGTGAAGTGGGCCAGCAACGTCTCCTCGCCGGACCAGACCCGGTCCGCGTACGCCATGTAGCCGCTGGAGTTGTGGTCTGTCATAGCTTCTGGCTCCCTAGCGATCGCCCATGGGCCGCCGCCCTGCCCACCGTGGCGGCCCGCTGATGTGCGTAGAGTCTGCGCCGGAGGCGAACGGCTGGACATCCGTCGTCCTCACAGCCGGAAGCAACCGACCCTGTGATCCGTCACAGCCACTTCGGAAGGGAGAGCTCGTGCCGAGCGATCCGCTGCCCGAGCGCCGCACCGCGTATCCTGCGCCGTCCCCCGCCGCGCAGGCTCTGGCCGCGCGCTGCGAGAGCCGCGTCAACGAGCTCGCCCGCCGCATGGCCCGCGACGCCTTCGAACGGCTGCCGGGCTACTCCGAGCTTCCCGACGATGTGAAGGACGTTGAGGTCGCCGCGACGGTCCGCAACGGCCTGCGTCTCTTCCTGCGCCGCGTACAAGACCCCCAGGGACGTGTCGGGGACTACAGCCTCTTCCGCGAACGGGCCGCCCAGCGCGCCGAGGAAGGCATGCCCCTGCACACGCTTCTGCGCAGCCACTCTGCAGGCGTCTACGTCCTGTGGCAGGCCCTCCGCGACGAGGCCACCGACGAAGAAGCAGGCGCGCTGATCGAACTCGTCGACTTCCTCCTGCGCGGCCAGGAAACCGTCATCGGCGCCGTGACCGAAACCTACGTCGAGGAGCAGGCCGCGCTTTCGGCTGAACGCCGCGAGCACCATCGCGGTCTGGTCCGCGGACTGCTGGACGGCTCGGTGCCTCCGCAGCGCGCCTTCGAGGAGCTGGGCCTCGAAGGCCCCTGTCTCGTCGTACATCTGCACCTGCCGCAGGAGCAGGGTCCGGCGACAACGGAGGTCGCGGACCGGCGCCTGGTCCGTCGCATCCAGGCCCTCGTCGACCGCAGCCTGGACACCCGGGCCGTGTCACTGCTCGGCGTCGAGGGAGGCCAGGTGATCATTCCGCAGCCGGCCGATGACAAGGACGGCCTCCGTACCTGCGAGAAACTGTGCACCTCGCTGAGGCAGGTATGCGGGAACGGCGTCAGACTGGCCGCGGTCCCTGCCGCTACTGCCCAGGAAGTTCAGGACGCCGCCCGCACCGCCGCCGACATCGTCCGGATCGCTCGTGCCTGCGGCCGTCCCCCAGGGCTCCACGTGATGGACGACGTCCTGCTGGAATACCACCTGTCCCGGCGCGACGAGAGCAGTGACCGCATCGCCGCCCTCCTCAGCCCCATCGAGGACCGCCCCGACCTCGTCGACACCCTGCGAGTCCACATCGAACACCGGCACGACCGCCGCGCCACCGCACGGCGCCTTGGCCTCCACCCCAACACGGTGGACAACCGACTCGCCAGAATCACCGAACTCACCGGCCTGGACATCACGTCCCCCCGCGGTAACGCCCTGGCACTCGCCGCCCTGCTGCTTCGCAGCAACGCCAGCGGGTGAGACCCAGAAGATGAGGGTAAGGCGGCTGAACTGGACACCCGGGCAAAGTCTCTGCTGGACCTGCCCGCCGCCCTTCTCCGAACGATGGCTACGGCTGACCGCCCCAGTGAAACCGCTCCGCGTTGCGACAGGGGCGCGCGCCCTATTCGAGTGCCGGATGCAGCTCGGGGCGGGCGTCCCACCAGGTTCGGTGGAAGGGGTTGTTGTCCACATTGGCCAGGTACGCGCGGGCTGCCGCCCGGTACAGGAGTTCCGCCTGCTCTGCCGAGACCGTCGAGCGGTTCCAGGCCAGGCGGATACGGCCGGTGATCGGCGTGCCGACGAGGGGGCGCAGGACGGTGCCCTGGGCGTACGGGGCCGTCGGCTGGCTGAGGGAGATCGCGCGGCCCGCGGCGATCAGCCCGTAGTGCATCTTGCGGTCGGTGATCCGGTAGCGCAGTGACGGAACGAAGCCTGCCTTCGCGCAGGCCTCGACCAGTGCTTCGGGGCCGCCGTCGTCGTCCTCGACCAGGGTCATCCACGACTCGCCGGAAAGGTCCGCGAGGTCGATGGCCTCCCTTTCCGCGAGGGGGTGTTCGGCCGACATCCGGATGCAGAACGGTTCCTTGGGAATCAATGTCCTGGCCATCACCCCGCCGGGAAGCGGGACTTCGTGCGCGTTGACCTCTCCGTACGCGACGGCGTCGTACTTCCCTGCTCCGAGCATACGGAGCAGTGCGGTCGCAGAGTGTTCCAGATCGACGGTGATCTCCTGCCCCGACATGGCCAGATCCGTCTGCTCCAGCAATCCGTCGACCAGCACCAGCAGGATGCAGCCCAGCCGGAGCGGCCTGCCCGTGACGAACGCGCGCGACTCCGCACCCAGCGCGTCCATCTCGTTGAGCACCCGGCGGGCCTTTCCCAGCACGAACTGGCCGAGCGACGTGGGCTCCACCCCGTGCCGGGTGCGGACGAAGAGCTCGCCGCCCGCCACCCGTTCGATCCTGCGCAGCTGCGCGGAGAGCGCGGGCTGTGACACCCCGAGCCGGCGCGCCGCAAGACCCAGGCTGCCCGCCTCCGCTATCCGGCAGACGGCCTCCAGATGCCTCAGTTCCAGCTGCATTTCAGCAGCGTACGCAGCGTGCCGCCGTCGCACCATAACTCGCGTCTTATGCCCGGCGGGATGTCCCTGACTGGTCATGCTCACGCCCATACTCGGCGGCGAAGAACCAGCCTCCCCACGCTTTGGAGCCCCGATGAAACGAAGAACGGTGACGGCCGGCCTGACACTGGCCATGCTCGCCGGGCTGACAGGCACCTCGGTCGCCCAGCAGGCAGAAGTCCCGGCGAGCACCGCCGCCGACGCACGCACGACCCCGCTCTCGCGGGCGGTCGCCGCAGCGGACCGGGCCGTCGACAGCGGTCTCGACTCCCTGGTGAACTCCTCGCAGGAACAGTACGAACGGCGCCTCGTCACCCCGTGGGTGAAAGGCCTCTACTCCGTCGCCTACGAGCGCAGCTACCGCGGTCTGCCAGTCGTCGGCGGCGACGCGGTAGTGCTGGCCGACGGCGACGGTGACGTACGCGCCCTGCAGTCGGCGTCCACCACCCGGATCGACGTGGCGACCGATCCGGTCGTCACCGCGAAGAAGGCCGAAACCGTCTCGCGGGCGAAACTGGCGAAGGTCGACAAGGTCCGCAGCAGCCGGCTGGTCGTCAGGCTGGACGAGGGCAGGCAGACCCTTGCCTGGGAAACGGTCCTCTCCGGCCGTACGAAGAAGGCGCCCAGCAGACTTCACGTCTACGTGGACGCCCGCACGGGCAAGGTCGTCGGAACCCACGACGAGGTCGCCGCGGGCAGCGGCACCAGCAAGTGGAACGGTCCGGGACCCATCAGCATCGACACCACCAACTCCGGCGGGAGTTACAGCCTCCGCGACCCCAACCGGGCCGGTCTCAGCTGTGCGGACTACAGCACGGGCACCGTCTTCTCGAAGTCGTCGGACTCCTGGGGCACGGGGAACCCCACATCCAAGGAGACCGGCTGCGTGGACCTCATGTTCGCCGCGCAGAAGCAGTGGGACATGCTCGGCCAGTGGCTCGGCCGCAACGGGGTCAACGGCAGTGGCCGCACCTTCCCCGCCAAGGTCGGCCTGCCCGAGATGAACGCCTACTGGGACGGCAATCAGGTCACCATCGGCCGCAACAGCGCCAACGAGTGGATCGCCGGGGCGGACGTGGTCGCCCACGAGTACGGGCACGCCATCGACACCACCACCCCGGGCGGCACCAGCGGTCAGGAGTCCGGACTCGGCGAGGGCACCGGAGACATCTTCGGCGCGCTGACCGAGGCCTACATGAACCAGCCCTCGCCGTACGACGTCCCCGACTACACCGTCGGCGAGATGATCAACCTCCAGGGCCGGGGACCGATCAGGAACATGTACAACCCGCCGGCCGTCAACAACGACCCGGCCTGCTACAGCTCCGCGATACCCGGCACCGAGGTGCACGCGGCGGCCGGACCGCTGAACCACTGGTTCTATCTGCTGGCCGAGGGCACGAACCCGGGCGGCGGGAAGCCGAGCAGCACCACCTGCAACCAGACCACCCTGACCGGCATCGGCATCCAGAACGCCGGAAAGGTCTTCTACGGGGGGATGCTGCTCAAGACCAGCAGCATGTCCTACAAGAAGTACCGCACGGCAACACTGAGTTCGGCCAAGTCGCTCGACCTCGCCACCTGCGGGCTCTTCCAGAAGACCAAGGCCGCGTGGGACGCGATCAGCGTGCCGGCCCAGGCCGGTGACCCGACCTGTACGCCGACCGGGCAGAACAGCGACTTCTCCCTGGCTCTGAACCCCTCGGCCGGCACCGTCCAGCAGGGCGGCTCGGTCACCACGTCCGTGGTCACCAACACCACAACAGGCACAGCCCAGTCGGTGACCCTCACCGCCACCGGCCTGCCCTCCGGAGTGACCGCCTCCTTCAATCCGGCCACGGTCCAGTCCGGCCAGTCCTCGGTCCTGACCCTCTCCGCGGCCACGACCGCCGCGCCCGGCGCATCCACCGTGGTCATCAAGGGGCAGGGCACCTCGCTCGCGCACACCGTCGACTACACGCTCAACGTCGGCGGCACACAGCCGGGCACCGACCCGCCGAACATCGCCGTCGCCAACGTCCAGGCGCACCTGGCGCAGTTCGGTACGATCGCCGCGCAGAACGGCGGCCACCGACGGGCGGGCAGCGCGGGCTACACCCAGTCGCTCGCCTATGTGAAGGGCAAGCTCCAGGCTGCCGGGTACACCGTCACCGAGCAGAACTGCTCCACCTGCACCTACCCGTCCAACAACCTCATCGCCGACTGGCCCGGCGGCCCCGCCGACCAGACCGTCATGTTCGGCGCGCACCTCGACGGTGTGGCGGCGGGCCCCGGGATCAACGACAACGCCTCGGGCTCCGCGGCCCTGCTGGAGAACGCGCTCGTCCTTGCGCAGAAGAACCCGACCATGACGAAGCACGTGCGCTTCGCCTGGTGGACGGACGAGGAACAGGGCCTCAACGGCTCGGAGTTCTACGTCAACCAGCTCAGCAGCGCCCAGCGCACAGCGATCAAGGGCTACTACAACTTCGACATGGTCGGCTCCACCAACGCCGGCTACTTCATCAACAACGTCAACTCCACCACCTCCGCCCCGCTCAAGGCGTACTGGACCTCGCTGAACCTCGCACCCGAGGAGAACGTCGAGGGCCAGGGACGCAGTGACGACGCGTCCTTCCAGGCAGCGGGCATCCCCACCTCCGGGTACGCGGCCGGTGCCAGTGCCCGCAAGACCTCGGCACAGGCGACCAAGTGGGGCGGCACGGCCAACGCCGCCTACGATCCCTGCTACCACAGCTCCTGCGACACGACCAACAACATCAACGCGACCGTCCTGGACCGCAGTGCGGACGGTGTCGCGTACGCCGTCTGGAAGCAGGCGGTCGGCAGCGACGTCCCGGCACAGGACTTCTCCCTCTCCACCAGCCCGTCCTCCGGCAGCGCCGCACCGGGTGGCAGCGTCACCTCCACGGTGAACACCACCACCCTGAGCGGCAGCGCACAGACCGTCGCGCTCTCGGTCTCCGGCGCGCCGAGCGGCGTGACCGCGACACTGAGCCCGTCCTCCGTACAGTCGGGCAACTCCTCGACCCTCTCCGTACAGATCGGGGCCGCCGCCCAGCAGGGCACCTACACACTCACGGTCACCGGTTCCGGAACGGTGAGCCACAGCACCACCTACACGCTCACCGTCGGCGGGGGCGGCGGCACCTGCACCGCACGTCAACTCGTCGTCAACGGTGGCTTCGAGAGCGGCACCAGCCCGTGGACCGCCACCTCGGGCGTCATCACCAACCAGGCGGGCCAGCCATCGCACGGCGGGTCCTACAAGGCCTGGCTGAACGGGTGGGGCACCGCCCGCACGGACAGCGCCGCGCAGTCGCTGACGATCCCGTCGGGCTGCACCACTCACCAACTGTCGTTCTATCTGCACATCGACACCGACGAGACCGAGAGCGTCGCCTACGACACCTTCACCGTGTCGGTCGGCGGCCGGACCCTGGCGACGCTGTCGAACCTGGACGCGAACACCGGATACGCACTGAAATCATATGATGTCTCCGAGTTCGCCGGACAGACGGTCACCCTGAAGTTCAACGGCGTGGAGGACCAGTCCCTCCAGACCTCGTACGTCGTGGACGACGTCACCCTCCAGGTGAGCTGATCCTCCGCGGCACGACCGGATGACCGATGACCGGCGTCCGTCCAGGGCCTCATGGCCCGGGCGGGCGCCGGTCCGCTCTGTGCGGAGCCCGACTCTCGTATCCTCCCGCCAGGTTGCCGCCGAGAAGCGGGGCCTGGCGAAGGCAGCAGGCCGACGTCCAGGGCATCTTCGACGAGGTGGAGCGCCTCGGCCCGCGCGATGCCCCATCGTCGGCGATTCGGCCAACCTCCCTACTCCGCAGACCTGTTGCGAGGGCTGGGTCCATGCATCCTCACGCACCATTACCCGCTCCATCTCGGGGTTTCAGAACCGACCGAAACA includes these proteins:
- a CDS encoding LysR family transcriptional regulator, yielding MQLELRHLEAVCRIAEAGSLGLAARRLGVSQPALSAQLRRIERVAGGELFVRTRHGVEPTSLGQFVLGKARRVLNEMDALGAESRAFVTGRPLRLGCILLVLVDGLLEQTDLAMSGQEITVDLEHSATALLRMLGAGKYDAVAYGEVNAHEVPLPGGVMARTLIPKEPFCIRMSAEHPLAEREAIDLADLSGESWMTLVEDDDGGPEALVEACAKAGFVPSLRYRITDRKMHYGLIAAGRAISLSQPTAPYAQGTVLRPLVGTPITGRIRLAWNRSTVSAEQAELLYRAAARAYLANVDNNPFHRTWWDARPELHPALE
- a CDS encoding M28 family peptidase — protein: MKRRTVTAGLTLAMLAGLTGTSVAQQAEVPASTAADARTTPLSRAVAAADRAVDSGLDSLVNSSQEQYERRLVTPWVKGLYSVAYERSYRGLPVVGGDAVVLADGDGDVRALQSASTTRIDVATDPVVTAKKAETVSRAKLAKVDKVRSSRLVVRLDEGRQTLAWETVLSGRTKKAPSRLHVYVDARTGKVVGTHDEVAAGSGTSKWNGPGPISIDTTNSGGSYSLRDPNRAGLSCADYSTGTVFSKSSDSWGTGNPTSKETGCVDLMFAAQKQWDMLGQWLGRNGVNGSGRTFPAKVGLPEMNAYWDGNQVTIGRNSANEWIAGADVVAHEYGHAIDTTTPGGTSGQESGLGEGTGDIFGALTEAYMNQPSPYDVPDYTVGEMINLQGRGPIRNMYNPPAVNNDPACYSSAIPGTEVHAAAGPLNHWFYLLAEGTNPGGGKPSSTTCNQTTLTGIGIQNAGKVFYGGMLLKTSSMSYKKYRTATLSSAKSLDLATCGLFQKTKAAWDAISVPAQAGDPTCTPTGQNSDFSLALNPSAGTVQQGGSVTTSVVTNTTTGTAQSVTLTATGLPSGVTASFNPATVQSGQSSVLTLSAATTAAPGASTVVIKGQGTSLAHTVDYTLNVGGTQPGTDPPNIAVANVQAHLAQFGTIAAQNGGHRRAGSAGYTQSLAYVKGKLQAAGYTVTEQNCSTCTYPSNNLIADWPGGPADQTVMFGAHLDGVAAGPGINDNASGSAALLENALVLAQKNPTMTKHVRFAWWTDEEQGLNGSEFYVNQLSSAQRTAIKGYYNFDMVGSTNAGYFINNVNSTTSAPLKAYWTSLNLAPEENVEGQGRSDDASFQAAGIPTSGYAAGASARKTSAQATKWGGTANAAYDPCYHSSCDTTNNINATVLDRSADGVAYAVWKQAVGSDVPAQDFSLSTSPSSGSAAPGGSVTSTVNTTTLSGSAQTVALSVSGAPSGVTATLSPSSVQSGNSSTLSVQIGAAAQQGTYTLTVTGSGTVSHSTTYTLTVGGGGGTCTARQLVVNGGFESGTSPWTATSGVITNQAGQPSHGGSYKAWLNGWGTARTDSAAQSLTIPSGCTTHQLSFYLHIDTDETESVAYDTFTVSVGGRTLATLSNLDANTGYALKSYDVSEFAGQTVTLKFNGVEDQSLQTSYVVDDVTLQVS
- a CDS encoding alkyl sulfatase dimerization domain-containing protein, translated to MTDHNSSGYMAYADRVWSGEETLLAHFTGEFAGGGLVAVGERTGFFPAFANVAVFDTGDGLVLVDSGDFRTAAQLHASVRESSADPVSGVVYTHGHVDHVFGVAPFDKEASDAGRGLPEVFAHEAVAARFDRYRETAGYNTWINRRQFGVPSLQWPTEYRYPDTTYRDRLTVRRGELTFELVHARGETDDHTYVWIPELRTLCTGDLFIWNSPNAGNPQKVQRYPVEWARALRDMQELDAEVLLPGHGVPILGSDRIRQALGDTAELLESLCAQTRDLMNAGARLDEVLHGVQVPAGLLEKPYLHPAYDEPEFVVRNLWRLWGGWYDQNPANLKPAPEAALAAELADAAGGAQALAERAERLLGRGELRLAAHLAESAALAAPADREVARIRAEVFGRRAERETSTMARGVFNWAAAESAAVAEGTDLATELTRSEEGRRRAAGAISVGVVDDDSCGCGVPVDDSTQDGV
- a CDS encoding PucR family transcriptional regulator; translation: MPSDPLPERRTAYPAPSPAAQALAARCESRVNELARRMARDAFERLPGYSELPDDVKDVEVAATVRNGLRLFLRRVQDPQGRVGDYSLFRERAAQRAEEGMPLHTLLRSHSAGVYVLWQALRDEATDEEAGALIELVDFLLRGQETVIGAVTETYVEEQAALSAERREHHRGLVRGLLDGSVPPQRAFEELGLEGPCLVVHLHLPQEQGPATTEVADRRLVRRIQALVDRSLDTRAVSLLGVEGGQVIIPQPADDKDGLRTCEKLCTSLRQVCGNGVRLAAVPAATAQEVQDAARTAADIVRIARACGRPPGLHVMDDVLLEYHLSRRDESSDRIAALLSPIEDRPDLVDTLRVHIEHRHDRRATARRLGLHPNTVDNRLARITELTGLDITSPRGNALALAALLLRSNASG